The following coding sequences lie in one Kryptolebias marmoratus isolate JLee-2015 linkage group LG5, ASM164957v2, whole genome shotgun sequence genomic window:
- the cited4a gene encoding cbp/p300-interacting transactivator 4a: protein MAEHMMMPMAHSFRMGMNGPAQHNSQPGLRGLPNGQVLHYGRNPQNNLEAAMRQRPNMVGPGGMGSHVNGAPMANHHHQMMPGNVMYNSPGPQQQQHHHHMHPQQQQQGGHPQQYLPGNLTSQQLMASMHLQKLNTQYHGHPLGSASSHHLPNGAQYRVGPAQLAGIQHIGGPLGLNGMDTDLIDEEVLTSLVLEFGLDRVQELPELCLGQNEFDFISDFVCKQQPSTVSC from the coding sequence ATGGCTGAACACATGATGATGCCCATGGCCCACAGCTTCAGGATGGGCATGAATGGACCTGCGCAACACAACAGCCAGCCCGGACTGCGCGGACTGCCCAATGGACAGGTTCTGCACTACGGAAGGAACCCTCAGAACAACTTGGAGGCTGCCATGAGACAGAGACCCAACATGGTGGGACCGGGAGGAATGGGCAGCCATGTGAACGGAGCTCCCATGGCCAACCATCATCACCAGATGATGCCTGGGAACGTGATGTACAACAGTCCAGgtccgcagcagcagcagcaccaccacCACATGCacccccagcagcagcagcagggtggACACCCGCAGCAGTACCTCCCTGGTAACCTCACCTCCCAGCAGCTCATGGCGAGCATGCACCTCCAAAAACTAAACACTCAGTATCATGGACACCCCCTGGGCTCGGCCAGCAGCCACCACTTGCCTAACGGAGCTCAGTACAGAGTGGGCCCGGCGCAGCTCGCGGGCATTCAGCACATTGGCGGGCCTTTGGGGCTCAACGGAATGGACACTGATTTAATTGACGAGGAAGTTCTGACTTCACTGGTGTTGGAGTTTGGTTTGGATCGTGTTCAGGAGCTGCCAGAGCTCTGCCTGGGACAGAACGAGTTTGACTTCATATCGGACTTTGTGTGTAAACAGCAGCCAAGCACAGTGAGCTGTTGA